The DNA window GGCAGTTCCTAGGGTTTTGTTGTAGACTTCATGAGTCTCTAAATTAGTAATTTCCCATGTCAAATTATAGGGGTTGTGGGGGTTTGGATTTACAGACAGAATTTGCAGAACAATCAAGAGGAGGGCAAGTACCATAGATACAGCTCAGTCCGTTGGCGGCGTAGGGTCAATTTTACAGGATTGTCCTTAGTCTGATCAACAGTCCAGGTTGTCTTTGAAGGTCCAATGAGGTCTGAGAACGGGTCCACTGGTTTGGTGTGGGCGAAATGGATCCAGGTGGCGATTCCGTCTACTTTGATGGCAGTAGGCATTGTCAGGATGACCTGGAAGGGTCCTTTCCACCTGGGCTCCAGAGTTCCCTGCCGATGACATTTGATGAGGACCCAATCCCCTGGCCGGAATTGATGTGGAATAGGCGGGGGTCCAGTCTCATAGAGTTCCTTTAATTTGGGCCATACATCTTCATGGACCCTCTGCAAGGCTTGTAGGGAGAACAAGAATTCAAGACTATTATCGTTCTCAGCTTTGACAAGGTTATCTGTTAGGTTagggatgatggggggtggtctaccatgtattatttcattgggTGTGAGTCCCAGTTTGTATGGGGAATTACGCACCCTGAACAGAGCGTAGGGGAGAAGGACCACCCAATTAGCGCCAGTCTCCATGGTCGATTTGGTTAGGGTCTCCTTTAAtgttctgttcattctctctacctgtcctgagctttggggttggtatgcacaatgtaatttccaatcaGCCCCAAGTATGGAAGCCAGTCCCTGACTTACTTTAGAGACGAATGCAGGTCCATTGTCTGACCCTATCATTactggaaaaccatacctgggcagGATTTCTTCCAGGATCTTTTTGGTTACAATCTGCGCCATTTCATTCTTGGTTGGAAAGGCTTCAGTCCATCCTGAAAAGGTATCTACAAAAACTAGCAAATActtatatccatattttcctggttttacctCAGTGAAATCTACTTCCCAATAGGTACCCGGTCTGCTCCCTCTTTGTCTTACCCCTGTTGTCTGAGGATTGCTACTCGCATTGTTGAGTTGGCACACTGTACATTTAGTGACTACTTGATCGACCTTATCagagacatttctgatttttagtccAGTCTGTCTCAGTAAGTCCAACATTCACCAGGAACCTAAGTGGGTGCTGCGATGGATCCACTCTAGAACTTGCCATCCTAGTTTATCTGGGAGTATACTGCTGCTTTTGGAGTCTCTCCACCAGCCATCTTTGATTCGGGTCATAGGAAGTTTACTCATCCATTGAATGTCGCTTTCTGAATACTCAGGGCTGGGGGGCAATTCCCGGGGTCCGGGGTCTGGCAGCTGTACGGTCAGCAATTGCGCTGGGGGCCGAGCTATGTTTTTTGCAGTCTGATCGGCCAAATTGTTGCCCCGGGAAACTGGGTCGGTTGTCTTCTGGTGTCCTGGGCAATGCACAATCGCTAGCTTTTTGGGTTCCCATAAGGCTGCTAGCAGGGCtagaatctcttctttatttttgatgtctttcCCTTCAGCTGTGAGGAGCCCCCGTTCTCTGTATATCACCCCATGTGCATGAGCGGTGGCAAAGGCATATCGACTATCAGTGTACACGGTTGGCTTGTGGTCTCTCCCTAATTTTAGGGCCTGGGTTAAGGCTATTAGTTCAGCCTTCTGGGCTGAGGTTCCGGGGGGTAGGGCTTCTGCCCAAATCACCTCGGTTTCTGAAGTTACTGCCACCCCCGCATACCTTTGTCCTTGGTGAACGAAGCTGCTTCCGTCGGTAAAACAGATGGCGTCTGCATCCAATAATGGTGGTCCTGCAAGTCCTCCCGGACCCCATAAACTTGAGCCAGTATGTCGGCGCAGTCATGAAGTGGGGTTCCCATGTCTGCGTCTGGCAGCAGTGATGCTGGGTTCAGGGCCGTTGGGGGGGTGAAGATGACCCTGAGGGGGTTCAACAGCAGTCCCTGGTAATGAATGAGTTGGGCATTGCTCAGCCATCAGTCAGGCGGCTGCTTGAGGATGCCCTCGATGGCATGCAGGGTGGTGACTTGTAGCTCTTGGCCCATGGTCAGCTTATCAGCGTCCTTTACCATTAGGGCAGTGGCTGCAATCATCCGGAGACAGGGTGGCCATCTGGCGGCCACTGGATCTAGCTTTTTAGACAGATAGGCTACTGGCCTGCGCCAAGGGCCCAAATGCTGGGTTAGCACCGCCTTGGCTATGCCCCGGTTTTCATCTACATATAGGTGGAAGGGTTTGGAGACATCGGGGAGTCCCAGGGCAGGTGCTGATAGCAGAGCAGTTTTGATTCGTTGGAAGGCCTGTTGGGCTTCTTCCATCCAACTAAAGGGCTGTTGATCTTTTGTTGCCTGGTATAAAGGTTTTGCTAATTCAGCAAACCCTGGTATCCATCGTCTGCAGAACCCAGCCGACCCTAGGAATTCCCTCACCTGTCGGGGTGTCTGCGGCCTGGGAATACGAAGGACAGTCTCCTTCCAGGCATCCGTTAGCCAGTGTTGCCCCCCTCTCAGTAAGTAACCCAGGTAAGTTACCTCTGACTTGCAGATCTGAGCCTTCTTTGCTGAGACGCGGTAGCCTAAGGTTGCCAGAGTTCGCAGGAGACCTTCGGTTCCCTGGATGCAGGCTTCGGGTGTCTCGGCAGCTATTAAGAGATCATCAACATAGTGTAGGAGAATTATATTAGGGTGTTGTTGTCTGTAGTCACTTAAATCTTCGTGTAGAGCCTCGTCGAACAGGGTCGGAGAGTTCTTGAATCCTTGTGGCAGTCTGGTCCAAGTGAGCTGGCCATTTATGCCCCTGTCTGGATCTGTCCACTCGAATGCAAAGAGCTCTTGACTTTTAGGCGCTAGTGGTAGGctgaaaaaagcatcttttagaTCCAGAACAGTATACCATTGTTTTTTTGGGCTGAGGGCGCTCAGGAGAGTATAGGGGTTAGGAACGGTTGGATGTATGCCCATCACCCGCTTAATGACTTCTCTCAGGTTCTGCACTGGTCTGTATTCCCCGCTGTTGGGTTTGCACACAGGCAGCAGGGGTGTATTCCATGCTGAGTGGCAGGTGTGTAGGACCCCAAAGTCAAGGAGGCGGCGGATATGTGGTGTGATGCCATTTTTGGCTTCCACGGGTATAGGCTATTGGCGCACATGGATGCTGTCCGTCCCGGGCTTGACCTCTATAAATAGGGCTGGGCAATGTTTTGCTAACCCCATACCACCCGTTTCTGCCCACGTGTCTGGGAAGCGTTGAAGCCAACGCTCGATGCCCTGAACCAGAGGAGTGGGTTCCTGATGGAGCCTATATTCATCTTCTAGTTTCACAGTGAGTACAGGTATGGGTTGGTTGTGGAAGTCAGTCACTGTGGGTCCCCCCGGTTGGAAATGAATTTGGGCCCCCATTTTGGTAAGCAAATCCCTCCCCAACAGGGGTCAGGGGCTGTCGGGAATGACCAGGAAGGAGTGGGTTAACTTTCCAGTTCCTAAGTCCACAGTCCTCTGAGTTGTCCAGGGGTACTTTTTTATTCTGGTGGCACCTTGTACCCAGGAtgatttttcagatacttttccaTGGGGCTTGACCAGAACTGAGTGCTGTGCCCTGGTATCAACTAGGAACTGGACCGGGTCCCCTCCACTTGCAATGTTACCCTAGGTTTGGGGAGGGGATCCGAACCCCGTCCTCCCTATTCTGTATCTTGGGTAAACAGTATGGGGGCTATTTTAGGCTGCCATTGTCCTTGGCTGGGGCGGGGTTGTTTCTTCTTGGGGCATTCTCATAtccaatggcctttttctttACAATAGGTGCATTGATCCTTATCTAAGTGCCACCTGGGAGGGCGTGTTGTTTGAGTGCCTTCTGGGGGTGGCTGTTCTTTCTGGACTCTAGCAGGCAGGACTTTAGTCATTTTCTCTGTGACCttgatctgtctctcttctggGGCGTCCCTGTTGTTGTAGACCCGTTGTGCTATACAGAGCAGATCCTGGATCTGTTTACCTTCTAAATCCTCTAGCCTTTGgagttttttcttaatgtcaggAGTTGCTTGATTTACAAAGGACATAATGACAGCAGCCTGGTTCTCAGGGacttctggatccatgggggtaaaCTGCCTAAAGTCTTCCATTAATGTCTCTAAGTAAGCAGCTggactctctgcctttccctgtaaGACTGAATATACCTTAGCCAAATTGGTGGGCTTGCGAGCTGCAGCCCGGAGACCAGCCATCAGAGTCTGGCGATAAATGAGTAGCCTTCCCCTACCTTCTGTCGTGTTGTAGTCCCATTCGTCCTGTGGAGGTCTGGTTAGGGGGAAAGCCACATTAATGAGGTCAGGGTTAGATGTCGGCCGACCGTCGTCTCCGGGAACCAGCTTTCTTGCTTCTAATTGGATCCTCTCTCGCTCCTCTGTAGTGAACAGGATGCGGAGGAGCTGCTGATATATATTTGGCTATATACCTTAGCCAAATTGGTGGGCTTGCTGCTGCAGCCCAGTCCCAGGTGGGCTGGTGGGTGAACATGACACTGTCTAAAAGAGCTATTAGGTCTTTAGGGTTATCAGAGAATCGAGCGTTCTGTGTTTTCCAGTTGTAAAGGTCACTGGTGGAAAAGGGCCAATACTGGAGTCGGGGGTTGCCTGTTTCATCGGGGGGTCCTATTTCCCGCAGGGGTAGGGCCACAGTGGAATTGGGGAGGCGAGGGTTTGGCTCACGCTGGGTGCGCCCGCGTGTTCAGCTGGCTGGCCCCTCGCGGTTGGTTTCATTTTCAATGGGGCCCGGCGGGGCTGCTGCCTCTTGTCCTCCTGGTTCCGGCGCAGCTGCTGCTTCCCGTCTTCCCGGTTCCGCTGTGGGGGCAACTAGTGGGGTGACTGGTGGGGTGGCTGCtgcaggcagggcctggggtACGAGGGGAGGGGGATGATAAGGTAGAGGGTCTAAGGATAGTAGGTCCTATCGAGCAATATGGGGTACAAGGGCACGGCTGGCGTCCTTGATTTTGGGGGATCTGCAGGCCGCATGGCAAGGACCTTATACGTTCCCGAGGATAGGAACGGGGCCAACCAATGGGGTGGATTTTCCACTAAATTCCGCCATACAAGAATGTAGGGAATCTGATCCGGGTGTCCCTCGCGACCCGGTCgaaaaatctttgatttcaccTTAGCAATTATAGGGATGCAGAAAGTTCCTTCGGTTGGCCATCCAACGCCAAAGGTTGGCCATTCGGAGCGGCAGAGGGTTATTAATTTTCTCCGCTGGATGTCTAAACTCAAATTCTGTCCTCTGGTTCTAACATCCCTGAAGTTagcaagaggagagaaaggggagtgCTTTGAGATTGGCCCATCTATATCCTGGAGGTGGAGGAATggattaaaaggagaaacagtaaaGTTATGAGGATTtctggctgggccaggccaggtcaCATGTGAAAGAGAAGGAGTTTAACACTTAAAGGttatagaatagagaacacaacACTTAGATCGCTAGCGCATTTCAGGTGTCTGCCACCCGAACAGAAAAATTCCGATGGGCCCAAAAAGGTGCCCCAGACGGGTGCCAGTGGACGTCTCCTACTGGACCCAACCGACTGCCCTATAGCGTGTCCGCCAGGGCTGTGTCAGTCACCGATACAGATCCCGCGCGGGAGAGCCAGAAACGAacaaacagaaatggacagagcCAACTCATTTACCGATCGGTCTCAGGGACAACCCGTTGACTTGGGttctggtgggtttggggggatcccggacgagcccccaaATGATATGCCCGGATTCGAGAGACCCCCTGAAAACAatccaccagagtccagagtcaaagccaagcggcaagggtcgtttattgcaggtttgaacccggtcctccgcgcactcgttgctggtgacgctaagaggccccgagcgaggatcttacagcttcttttatagacagtcacaaacaagttagggatttttttgtggttacagagctgttattggttgacatttaaatttgaactcagcagaacttgattggttcccgcctttaggtcagaccacaactggGCACACCCTGGCTGGTTCTGGGaacggtggcgggggggggggaggtcttttctttgcagttgtgagtacacctggtaatttttctcttagtctctcataACATGTTCTAAGGTTAAGGGCAATGTAGAACTGATAACATAATCCAAGCAGGACAAGTATACTATAGTCCAGATGCTTCAGGAATAAAAATTTGGGTTAACCCATCAGGTAAAGGACCATCCTGAATCATTCCTTCCAGTTCAAGAATGCATAATTAGAGTAGCATACTTAATAGATGTaagaattaacatttatttcctgACTTGCAGAATGAGGCTATTATCATGGGAAAGGCCACATGGAAGCCATAATAATTACCTTTACCTAGGAAGATAGTAAATCAAAAGCAATACCTAACATTCCTTTAGGGATTGCAGAGATACTTGCCA is part of the Neofelis nebulosa isolate mNeoNeb1 chromosome 7, mNeoNeb1.pri, whole genome shotgun sequence genome and encodes:
- the LOC131516176 gene encoding LOW QUALITY PROTEIN: uncharacterized protein LOC131516176 (The sequence of the model RefSeq protein was modified relative to this genomic sequence to represent the inferred CDS: inserted 1 base in 1 codon; substituted 2 bases at 2 genomic stop codons); translation: MGQSQSTPLSLLVANFRDVRTRGQNLSLDIQRGKLITLCRSEWPTFGVGWPTEGTFCLPIIAKPTWDDCQQLLRILFTTEERERIQLEARKLVPGDDGRPTSNPDLINAAFPLTRPPQDEWDYNTTEAAETPEACIQGTEGLLRTLATLGYRVSAKKAQICKSEVTYLGYLLRGGQHWLTDAWKETVLRIPRPQTPRQVREFLGSAGFCRRWIPGFAELAKPLYQATKDQQPFSWMEEAQQAFQRIKTALLSAPALGLPDVSKPFHLYVDENRGIAKAVLTQHLGPWRRPVAYLSKKLDPVAARWPPCLRMIAATALMVKDADKLTMGQELQVTTLHAIEGILKQPPDXWLSNAQLIHYQGLLLNPLRVIFTPPTALNPASLLPDADMGTPLHDCADILAQVYGVREDLQDXPLLDADAICFTDGSSFVHQGQRYAGVAVTSETEVIWAEALPPGTSAQKAELIALTQALKLGRDHKPTVYTDSRYAFATAHAHGVIYRERGLLTAEGKDIKNKEEILALLAALWEPKKLAIVHCPGHQKTTDPVSRGNNLADQTAKNIARPPAQLLTVQLPDPGPRELPPSPEYSESDIQWMSKLPMTRIKDGWWRDSKSSSILPDKLGWQVLEWIHRSTHLGSWXMLDLLRQTGLKIRNVSDKVDQVVTKCTVCQLNNASSNPQTTGVRQRGSRPGTYWEVDFTEVKPGKYGYKYLLVFVDTFSGWTEAFPTKNEMAQIVTKKILEEILPRYGFPVMIGSDNGPAFVSKVSQGLASILGADWKLHCAYQPQSSGQVERMNRTLKETLTKSTMETGANWVVLLPYALFRVRNSPYKLGLTPNEIIHGRPPPIIPNLTDNLVKAENDNSLEFLFSLQALQRVHEDVWPKLKELYETGPPPIPHQFRPGDWVLIKCHRQGTLEPRWKGPFQVILTMPTAIKVDGIATWIHFAHTKPVDPFSDLIGPSKTTWTVDQTKDNPVKLTLRRQRTELYLWYLPSS